The genomic region TTCTTGCTTCGCACAGGGGCGACGCCAGCTGGGCGTAACGACTTGTGGAGCAAGGCATGAAGCGACGTGAATTTCTTCTCATGGCCGGCGGCGCGTTCGGCGCCGGCCTGATCTCGGCCGGCTGCACGACCACCCGGCCCAACACGCCGGCCGACCGCGTGGCCCGGCGGCAGGAAATCGACAGCGCGGCCGACGGCGCGCTGCAGAGGCTTTACGCCAACGCGCGCGGCTCGCGGGAGATGGCTGACCGCGCCGCGGGCATCCTCGTCTTCCCGCGCGTGCTGTCGGGCGGCCTGGGCGTCGGCGGCGAATTCGGCGACGGCGTGCTGCGCACACCCATCCGTCCGGAGGGTTATTACCGCCTCATCGGCGGCTCGATCGGCTGGCAGATCGGCGGCCAGTCGCAGGCCGTCATCCTCATGTTCATGACCCAGGACGCGCTCGAACGCTTCCGCAGGAGCAAGGGCTGGACGGTCGGTGCGGATGCCTCGGTCGCGGTCGCGAAAGTCGGCGCCACCGGCGAGATCGACACGAACACGGCGAAGCAGTCGATCGTCGGCTTCGCGCTGACCAACGCCGGGCTCTATGCGGGCGCCAAGCTCGAAGGCGCCAAGGTCACGCAGATCGACGTCGTCTGATCACGCGCGCAGCGCCACGACCTCGGCCCTGGCGACGGCGACGAGGTCGGCGGGCCGCAGTGCGATCTGCAGCCCGCGCCGTCCGCCGTTGACCACCACGTCATCGAGCGCCGACGCGCTCGCGTCGACGTAGGTGCGCAGCGCCTTGCGCTGCCCGAGCGGGCTGATGCCGCCGACGACGTAACCGGTGGTGCGCTCCGCTTTCTTCGGATCGGCGAGCTCCGCGCGGCGCGTGCCCGCGGCGCTCGCGAGCGCTTTGAGATCGAGCCTCGCGTCCGAAGGGATCACCGCGCAGACGAGCTCGCCGGTGTCGAGCGCGACCACCAGCGTCTTGAACACCGTCCCGGGCGCGCGTCCCAGCTCTTTCGCCGCATGCACGCCGATCTCGTCGGCATCGGGGTCGTAGTCGTATTCCAGCAGTTGAAAGGCGATGCGGGCCTTGGTGAGCGAGGCTACCGCGGGAGTCATCCTGCCGCTCATGGCTCAGCGCGCCGCGACGGATTTGCGGATAAGGTCCACCGCGCGCGCGACGGACCGCTCGTTGAGCGCACGCCCGATCTCCGCGGTCGAGCGGCGCGGATCGCCCTGGATGCCGTTGATGCCGTCTCCGGCCTGAAGCTTCGCGGCGCGCACCATCGTCGCATCGACCGCCATCATGCGCGATGTGTCGCCGACGTCGGCGTGGTTGCCGATCTCGTCCTTGCGGATCCCGCGCTTCATCATCTCGGCGACATCGCCTTCGCGATCTCCGCGGTAGTAGCCTTCGATCGCGTGCACGCGCACGCCCGAACCCGCCCACTCGGCGTTCAGCGCGGCAGCCACGGCGTTCTGGCCGGGCTGGTTGGGACCGCTGTCGCCGATGAACACGATGTCGCGGAATCCGTGCTGCTTCAGGCTGCGCGCCGCGTACTCGAGCACCTGGCGGAAGACCGCGTCGGGCAGGCTGATGGTGCCGGCGTAGCGCATGTGGCCGCCGGGCGGATCGATGCTGCCTTCGGGTACGTACGCCATCACCGGAGCGACGAGGGCATTGCCGAGCGTGCGTGCGATCGCTTCGGCGTTGGCGGCGACTCGCACGTTGTGCTTGCCCAGCGCCATGTGCGGACCGTTCTGCTCGGTGCCGCCGGTCGGGATGATGACGGTCGTCCTGCCTGCAACGATCGAATCGCGGACTTCGTCCCAGGTAAGGCGTTCCAGGAACACCGTGTTCGGCATCTGCGCGGACGCGGCGCAGGCAAGACAAGCAAGGAGCACTGCGGTGAAGAGGCGGGGCACGATGACCTCCATGGCGGGCCGCCTTATTATGCCGACATGATGCACGCTCGTATCGCACGGACAGGCGACGCCGAAGCCGCAGTCGACGTGCTGAAGCGCTCGATCACCGAGCTGTGCGTGATCGACCATCGCAACGACGCTGCGACCTTGCAGCAGTGGCTGTCGAACAAGACCGTTCAAAACTTCCGCGCCTGGATCGGCTCGCTCGACCATTTCTGTGTGGTCACCGAAGACGACGCCGGCGTGAACGGGGTCGGCATGCTCAACCGGCGCGGCGAGATCCAGCTTTGCTACGTCAGTCCCGACGCCCAGCGCCGCGGCTGCGGCGCTGCAATCCTCGCGGCGCTCGAAGAACAGGCCGGAAAGTGGGCGCTGCCGCGCGTGCATCTGGCGAG from Burkholderiales bacterium harbors:
- a CDS encoding YSC84-related protein, which encodes MKRREFLLMAGGAFGAGLISAGCTTTRPNTPADRVARRQEIDSAADGALQRLYANARGSREMADRAAGILVFPRVLSGGLGVGGEFGDGVLRTPIRPEGYYRLIGGSIGWQIGGQSQAVILMFMTQDALERFRRSKGWTVGADASVAVAKVGATGEIDTNTAKQSIVGFALTNAGLYAGAKLEGAKVTQIDVV
- the ybaK gene encoding Cys-tRNA(Pro) deacylase → MTPAVASLTKARIAFQLLEYDYDPDADEIGVHAAKELGRAPGTVFKTLVVALDTGELVCAVIPSDARLDLKALASAAGTRRAELADPKKAERTTGYVVGGISPLGQRKALRTYVDASASALDDVVVNGGRRGLQIALRPADLVAVARAEVVALRA
- a CDS encoding creatininase family protein gives rise to the protein MPRLFTAVLLACLACAASAQMPNTVFLERLTWDEVRDSIVAGRTTVIIPTGGTEQNGPHMALGKHNVRVAANAEAIARTLGNALVAPVMAYVPEGSIDPPGGHMRYAGTISLPDAVFRQVLEYAARSLKQHGFRDIVFIGDSGPNQPGQNAVAAALNAEWAGSGVRVHAIEGYYRGDREGDVAEMMKRGIRKDEIGNHADVGDTSRMMAVDATMVRAAKLQAGDGINGIQGDPRRSTAEIGRALNERSVARAVDLIRKSVAAR
- a CDS encoding GNAT family N-acetyltransferase, encoding MMHARIARTGDAEAAVDVLKRSITELCVIDHRNDAATLQQWLSNKTVQNFRAWIGSLDHFCVVTEDDAGVNGVGMLNRRGEIQLCYVSPDAQRRGCGAAILAALEEQAGKWALPRVHLASTEAARVFYEKHGFRPGGESTCGFGVTRCYPYEKNLGL